In the genome of Dioscorea cayenensis subsp. rotundata cultivar TDr96_F1 chromosome 1, TDr96_F1_v2_PseudoChromosome.rev07_lg8_w22 25.fasta, whole genome shotgun sequence, one region contains:
- the LOC120264937 gene encoding uncharacterized protein LOC120264937 — protein sequence MGTREVYEEKLRSGNLHYDPTIKPGLGSARCPRCLSLVDPNSGSAGWTITSVLHDATAVAGSGAAAMLSAVHGFNTGIPLVQKHVKGPKWLQMLIGVPPLLVFSGVSAAFGGYAVPKFAQLSVTSYYTASNTAQRAISQVTRYIEDKHSCHALNEKSR from the exons ATGGGGACGCGGGAGGTATATGAGGAGAAGCTCAGAAGTGGGAATCTCCATTATGATCCAACTATCAAACCTGGGCTTGGCTCTGCACGGTGCCCCCGCTGCCTTTCGCTAGTCGATCCCAACTCG GGAAGTGCGGGGTGGACAATTACTTCAGTACTTCATGATGCAACTGCTGTG GCGGGGTCAGGAGCTGCTGCTATGCTAAGTGCTGTTCATGGTTTCAATACAG GGATTCCATTAGTTCAGAAACATGTGAAAGGACCCAAGTGGCTTCAAATGCTAATAGGG GTTCCTCCATTGCTTGTCTTTTCTGGAGTTAGTGCTGCATTTGGTG GTTATGCTGTTCCGAAATTTGCTCAGCTTTCAGTGACATCTTATTATACTGCCTCAAACACAGCTCAGCGTGCGATATCACAAGTCACTAGATACATCGAAGACAAACATTCTTGTCATGCGTTGAATGAAAAATCAAGATGA